A genome region from bacterium includes the following:
- a CDS encoding enoyl-CoA hydratase/isomerase family protein: LLHDLVGGSLARELTLTGRAVDAKEAETRGLAVRVVKADALEDEALDLARSIAKRPRDVLLSDKQKIIRRSLHLIRGTLDL; this comes from the coding sequence GGCTGCTTCACGATCTGGTCGGAGGCTCTCTTGCCCGCGAGTTGACACTCACGGGACGCGCCGTCGACGCAAAGGAGGCGGAAACCCGGGGTCTGGCGGTTCGGGTGGTGAAGGCCGACGCGCTGGAGGACGAGGCGCTGGACCTGGCCCGCAGCATCGCAAAGCGTCCCCGCGACGTATTGCTCAGCGACAAACAAAAGATCATTCGCCGATCCCTACACCTGATTCGCGGAACCCTCGATCTCTGA